Within Lolium rigidum isolate FL_2022 chromosome 5, APGP_CSIRO_Lrig_0.1, whole genome shotgun sequence, the genomic segment CCAACAATCATGATAATTCAGGTTCTTTTTCGAAACTATTGAAACAAATGAGTCATCATGGCATAAACTTTGAATTCTGAATTCAATCCCAGCTTTGAGAAACAACACTGAGAAATCTATTTAAAAGGAAAATTTAAAAGATACACCACAAAAATGTGGCTTTGCATCTCCCATCCACCTGCTCTGTATTCAGCACCACGGGCGAGTGATAAGATTTCCTGTGAAGCGTGTCAATCCATTCCGGGCATGGCAACACAGGTTGAAGCCATGCTTCACCAAAAAAAGTCAACTGTTACATTTTCTGCTTTTGTTTGCAGAATGTGAAGACAAGCTGCCAATAGGACGAGGAAATAACAAAATGAACTCGCGTTCAACATACAAAAAAAAGGAAATCATTCAGATTTCAGTAAGTGCCACAAATCAAATAACCGCTGCTAAATATTATCTGTGGGGAGGACCAACAGGCCTTGTCTCTAAGTTGGTTGACAATCGTTTCTTGCTCAGCCTTGTCCCTTGGAAAGGTGCCTCCTGCCGGAGAAGGCCTTGGAACCAACGCCTCACAACATTCACATGACTCTTTGTAGTCTTTGATAAGAACCATCTTCAAGTTTGGAGCTCGATCCATGACAGCACGAATAAACAAGGTATGTTGCTCCAGACTGGGCCTAAAGCCAACAAATAGGAGTTCTTTCAATTGCCACTTACCAGAGCTTGTGAACCGAGGCATCTCCCATGAAGGTTTCACTCTGTCACCGAAAGTTTCTATTCGTCCTTCTGTAACATCTTCACAGGGATGTTCGTATACCTGAATGAAGCATAAACACCTATTCATAAAGGGTATGCTAGGGTTTCTACCACTTATTTTTCAAGACAATGAGAGCCTATTCTAAACTGAAGAAACTCTAAAAAGTGACGGATCCAGACTTATTGTGATGGTGTTTTTAATTTAGGAGTTATATTGGAAAAAGGCTAGTACCTGTTGCAGTAAGAAATCGAAAAGGAATGAGTAAAATTACCTCGACATCAAATATCTCAACAGATGGAGCAGCTTCAAGGAGATTCATTGTCCAGAACAGGTCAAATTGAACATAGATGCCATGAATACACAACTTCCTAAGCTTGCTGAATGCATCCCGGAGTTGCTTCCCTTCTGGCTGTATCCAAAGCTGGTAATATACAAGCAAAGAATGACACAGTTTGCATGTATGGAGGGAAATTATGTGCTAACCAGGTTAATAAATTTTCTAATAAATCAGATGCTTCCTGACAATCGTAAACAAAAGCAAATATCTGGATCAAGATATGACAAAGGTAAAACTAGCATGATATTGCACTCCTAGCTCATATACAACTAGTGTTACTTCAACATTCATGGTGATTTTATTCTGAATCATATAGTAGGTAGAAGCACATTCACAATATATGGTGCATAGGAATATGCAAAGTACTTGAAAAAATATGTATCATTTTACCTTTTCCCCTACGAAGTTTAATGTCAGAGTATTTACATTTGTCGTTCCATGCAGTACCTCCGCTAAACTGAAGCCCCTTTGATTAGGAGTTGCCAGATTTAAGAGGTACAATTCCTTAAGAGCTGGGACAGAACCAAAGAGCAAGGGGGCATGGAAATAAAACCAACCCTCCCAAGATAGCCTCTCTAGTTTTGGAAGGCAGAGCACCTCGAGTCTTTGCCAGCAGGGAAAGTAGACTTCGAGAATTCTGAGTTTTGAATCTGGCGCATCTATCCGCCATACCGAACAGTCTCCAGTGTCACAATTATCGATACTAAGGTGCTGCAGTTGGCTGCCGCAGTCAAACAGTAGGTGATGTAAATCCGAGTCAGCAAAGCGCGCATTGACCAGATGGAGCCTCATGAGGCAACATAGCACACTCGGATAGGCGCTAAAAAACCTGTCGACCCTCAGAGCCTGCCTTAGCATATCCTCATTTTCGCAGTCGTTGGCCCCCTTCTCATCAATAATGGCAAAGTGCAGCTCTTTTACCATCTCGCCGTCGATGGCGTCGCTGACTAGCAGCCCAATGTCACGCGAGCGATTTCCTGTCATGTAGAGCTGAAGGGAAAGTCTTGTGATGGTGCGGTCACTGCGGCGGTTACCCAGCAAGCTACTGGTTGATTTAGTTAGAGAGGCCATTGCTCGACCCATGTGCTGAACCTCAATGGGGTTCGGGCATGGGGCAGGCAGGAAATCCCTGACATGGAGGTTGAGCTCAGGGAGCAACCAAGGAAGGTTCCTCCACCGCTTCGACAGCACACTGGTCCTTGCTGCCGCGGCATGGTCGACCCTCCCCAGGATAGACAATAGGATGTCATCAGTCAGCATGGTGAGCCTGTCTACGCCCTGCGCTTCCTGCAAAAGAAGCAGACCATCCATTCACATAGGTGCCAAATATTCAACACGGGCAAGCAATTAGCAAACGAGAAGAAATGAGTTTCTTTAGTTTATAACTGGAATAGAAAAGATAAGTGGTGCAAAGTAATATTATTTTCTTCTGACACTACGGCTCTGTTTGGGAGCAAAGTTTTTTTGAAGTATTTTAGGAATACTTCAGTATCTAAAAATAATAAAGTATTGAATACTTCGGAGCGTTTGGGTCTAACAAATAAGTTGGTTTTAGAAACGGAAGTATCTCCAATCTTTCAGTTTTTTTGACGTATTCTAAACTTCAGCCCCGACCTGTTTTTTCCTAAACGGTGAAACGCGAAAAACGCATCTGCCTCCTCGCACCCTCTTCGTCTACGGCTAACTACGGCGATGTCTTCCTCATCCATGAAGAAAGGAAGCTCAGCACAAGGAAAAGAAGGTTGGTCTGGTCTATTCTTGTGGGAATATATGGCATGATTTTTTCCAACTTGATTGCGCCATCGCTGCACCGGCGTGGAGATGGGGGAACCGAGGCGGGCAGTGACGCTGGGCATGCCACTGCAGGAAAAAGCAGGCCGATTGGCCTTGCTGCGCTACCTTGCCGTAGGCGCCTGCGCGGAGGGAGTAGGCGAGCGGCACGGCTGGGCGGCCATGCAGATCGAGGACATGAATTAGTGTAGATTTATTCCGATCGGTTCGTCGACATGGTGGCTTCCAACTCTTGGTAGATGCGTGTTTAATTCTCCTCTCGCTGAAACCGATTCTAGTATATAGTAGTGTGGACAGGAGCATGGAGGCAAGCCGCCTGACATGCTATCCTGATAACTGCTGCGGCAGTGCGGCTGATCACCTGCTAGCTGCAATTTATCATGGCCTTGTGCAGGTGCATGTGATTATTAACTAACAATGTTGCTTAGGCTAACAGGAAACATGCACCTATCGTTTCTAGTTTTATGCATTCAACCAGCTGCCTGATGCCTTATATTCCTCTATGACTTACCGATTGTCCTACACCGATTGAATTTTGTTGTAGTAGTAGATGGTGTTCACAGATGCCAACATTCATTTGTCATTCTACGTAGCTAGGTAACATTAAATTGAAATGTTATAGAAATCTACTATTTAACTTAGTAGTTGTGTGAACGGGTGGTACATAGTGAGGCTAtactatttatgatcttgcagagTGTGTATCAGAAATATTTATGTTCGCAATGTGAAGTCATATTGTCTCAATATATATAATGACTAATGTTAAATACACTTATTGCAGAAAAAAAGAGAGCATCATGGACTTTAGGCCAAACATCTTTTCTAGTATTTATGATGAAGGAGTATGACGATGCGGGAAAGTTCCGCGGCCAAAATGGGTGGACTAAAGAAGGATGGAATGCTATGACACAACTATGCACTCGCATGAGTCAAAATGATCTTGCATGCAACGGAACAACGAGTCAAAGGTACAGTAAAATAGCCATCTCCCAAATACCTTGAAGTATTGCCCAAAACTGAGAAATACTGTGGTATCAAGAAACTGAAGTATTCTTTATCGATGCACTGAAATACTTCAGTTTTGTAATACTACAGTTTTAGAAATACTTTGTTACCAAACTAAGCCTACACTTCTCAGAGGGCGCAACACAAGTGGTAACCAGTTAAGTTTCCACTTGTTTACGAGAACCAATAAGGCAGAGTCCGTTCGGATTGGACAATCTAATCCTCGCGTGAACTACTGGACCAGGACATTGTTCGACCACCTTACGTGCAGCCGAACTGCACACGTGCGaaagagcacatgatttctttgtTCTGTACGCACCTCTCTCTCCCCCATGTGGAGCTCCCTAGCGGCGATGGCGAGGGCGTGGTGGCTGTGTACAGCCAGCAGAAGCGGTTTCCAAGGCTAGGAAGGGCTCGCTCCGCCGGCGATTCGTCGCAGTCGAACCCCTGTCCGGCGGCCGGGGAGAAGGGGACGCAGATGGTTTTGATGCAGAGAGAAGCGACGGGTTAACATAACAGTTATCAGATGGGCTGGGCTCCCCTTATGGTCCAAGACCCACGACGACGCAAACGGGCCCGAAGCTCCCTAAAAAGCGGGACGTGGAGCTGCCATTTACCACCGCGCGGTTGAAACATGCCTCCGCACCCAAACCTAAGCTCGACGCATAATGACCGGGTA encodes:
- the LOC124651316 gene encoding uncharacterized protein LOC124651316; this translates as MGEREEAQGVDRLTMLTDDILLSILGRVDHAAAARTSVLSKRWRNLPWLLPELNLHVRDFLPAPCPNPIEVQHMGRAMASLTKSTSSLLGNRRSDRTITRLSLQLYMTGNRSRDIGLLVSDAIDGEMVKELHFAIIDEKGANDCENEDMLRQALRVDRFFSAYPSVLCCLMRLHLVNARFADSDLHHLLFDCGSQLQHLSIDNCDTGDCSVWRIDAPDSKLRILEVYFPCWQRLEVLCLPKLERLSWEGWFYFHAPLLFGSVPALKELYLLNLATPNQRGFSLAEVLHGTTNVNTLTLNFVGEKLWIQPEGKQLRDAFSKLRKLCIHGIYVQFDLFWTMNLLEAAPSVEIFDVEVYEHPCEDVTEGRIETFGDRVKPSWEMPRFTSSGKWQLKELLFVGFRPSLEQHTLFIRAVMDRAPNLKMVLIKDYKESCECCEALVPRPSPAGGTFPRDKAEQETIVNQLRDKACWSSPQIIFSSGYLICGTY